From the Hevea brasiliensis isolate MT/VB/25A 57/8 chromosome 13, ASM3005281v1, whole genome shotgun sequence genome, the window AAAAGTTAAAAGGAGAGCTGGACGCTATTTAAAATAGCGTCAAGCTTTTCttgcaataataaaaaattaattaaaaaaaaatttaaaggttgaacgctacttatagtagcgtccaacttttttttatttttaataattttattttatattttaaataaaatataaatattattttagtaaataaaattataatatgtaatattatatattatacaatttttattataaatattattttttaatttaaaattaaattaaaatttaataaaataaaaaattaaaattaaaaaataaataattaaaaaaatttaagaaaagttggacgaAGTAGCGTCcatcttttctttaaatttttaattattttattttatattttaaataaattaaaaatattattttaataaataaaattataataattaatattatatattataatatttttaattatttaattttatattttaaataaattaaaaatattattttaataaataaaattataatatgtaatattatatattataatatttttattataaatattatttttttaatttaaaattaaattaaaatctaataaaataaataattaaaaaaatttaagaaaaattggacgctattataagtagcgtccaacttttctttaaatttttaattattttattttatattttaaataaattaaaaatattattttaataaataaaattataataattaatattatatattaaaatattttaattattttattttatattttaaataaattaaaaatattattttaataaataaaattataataattaatattatatattataatatttttattataaatattatctttttaatttaaaattaaattaaaatttaataaaataaaaaattaaaatcaaaaaaataaataattaaaaaggttTAAAAAAATTAGACGCAACTTAtagtctaattttttttaaattattttattttatatttttattataattttttaatattttttatttttttaatttatttaaaatataaaataaaataattaaaaatattatataatattaattattataattttatttattaaaataatatttttaatttatttaaaatataaagtaaaataattaaaaatttaaagaaaaattggacgagtagcgtccaacttttcttaaatttttttaattttttattttttatttttaatttttattttattaaattttaatttaattttaaattaaaaaataatatttataataaaaatattataatatataatattacatattataattttatttattaaaataatatttatattttatttaaaatataaaataaaattattaaaaattaaaaaaaaaaggttggacgctactataattAGCGTCTAACctttaaatcatttttaattaattttttattattgtaaggaaagctggacgctattttgaatagcgttcaGCTCTCCTTTCAACTTTTTCAcgcggacgctattttgaatagcgtccgaaccttaaaaacgctattataGTTAGCGTCCCGCACTCACCTCGTCCAACTCAACATAATTCACCCATTTTTGATAATTAGTTTCAAACTCaccatttttttatattttgtattttttattacacCTTTTTTGTCAAAAGCCCCAATTTGTCCCAGTCTAACCAATTAATACCACGTTGTCCAATTTGTTTCATACCCACCAAAAGGAATTCATCATATGTTGAAGCTTTTCACGAAAAGAAACAGGGAGATGAAAAACACTCATACTGTAAAACAGAATAGCTTGAACACCTAATTTGAGTAAAACTTCTTTCCTTGCCCTAGAAAGAAATTTACTTTTCCAACTCTATAATTTTTGCCATATCTTTTCtttgagaaaagaaaaaatttgTTTCTTATTTCTCTTAATTAAAGAAGGCAACCCTAAGTAACGCCCATGATCTAACGAAGAATGGACACCTAGCAAGCCTAATAACCACAACTTCCTATTAGCAGGAATGTTAGAACTATAAAAAAAACTCCCGATTTTTGAAAATTAATAGCTTGTCCTGAAGCTTGCTTATAATAGTTTAAAATCCACCTAATCTTCTCACACTCCAAATCCTCAGCCTTAAAGAAGAAAAAACTATCATCTATAAAAAGCAAATGAGATATAACGGGACCACACCTACTTATCCTGCAACCATGGATCTCACTAGAAATTTTAGCTCTACAAAGCAGAGCGGAGAGGCCCTCAACACAAATGATGAATAGATAAGGTGGCAAAGGGTCCCCATGTTGCAACCCCCTATGAGGTTTTATAGGCCTAACCTTAGAATCATTGAAAGCCACAGAGTATCCAACCAAAGAAATACAAAGCATAATAAGGTTCACCCATTTCCTATTAAATTCAAGGAAACACCAACTAGGGTGTAAATAAACCAAACCGCTAGTGAGCTGCTTGAGATTCGGCTTTAAAAAAGCTCAATTTGATTTGGCTCGTTTATTAAATGAGCCGAGCTCGAATTTAGTAGTATTTGGCTCAATCTCGAGCTCGAGTTCGGCTTGTTAATAGACTCACAAGCTGGCTTGTTAAACAGGCTTATGATCTAGCCTGTTAAACAGGCTCGTGATCTAGCTCGTTAAACAAGATCACAAACTAATTCATTGATTAAGCTCGTGAACAAGCACGTGAATAAACTAATGATAAAGCTCGTTTATAAACTCGTGAATAAGTTCATGAATAGGCTCATTTATAAGTTTGTGAATGAGTtcatttatatgctttgaatataaaataatatattattaagtatattatataaacttatgatataattaaaataaaaaactacatttataaaatataataatttttatccgCTCCTAGAAGGTTATTGTAACTtttatgcataaaaattattttaaattagtttatttatattaaattactaaataAATGAAAACTTAACTACATAGTTTTTTGTGGTGGCTGtatgaattaaaatatgaattcatgtatctttcctcctcttttcctttttctctctaAATGTTgaacttttaaaagattaaatttcaaatttatcaCAAATCTATCTAATCAATATTACTACTTTCTCTCTCTGTGTGTATATGTAGTCTCCCTCCTCTTTCTAATTTTTTTCCTATTAACACTAACTAATCTActcatatattattaatttattttactatatactctctctctctctctctctctagtctCCCCCTATTCCTATTAATACTAACTAATCTActcatatattattaatttattattactcTATATACTATCCCTCTCCTAGTCTCTAtctaactctctctctctctctctctctctctctctctctctctctctctctctctctctctctttgtagTCTCCCCCTATTTCTATTAACACTAATTAATGTAcccatatatttttaatttattattactttGTATACTATCCTTCTTCCAGTGTCTATCTCtataaactctctctctctctctctctctctctctctctctctctccccctatTTCTATTAACACTAATTAATGTAcccatatatttttaatttattattactttGTATACTATCCTTCTTCCAGTGTCTATCTCtataaactctctctctctctctctctctctctctctctctctctctctctctctctctctctatagtcTCCCCCTATTTCTTTTTGTTGACACTAACTAATCTATAATTACTATACTACTTAATATTGTACACTTATTTCATACAAATTgaattgtttattttttttaataaagcaTTAGTAAAAGATATAAAACACCAaatataatttgattaattaaataatctaatatatttaattcttttaaacttatttaaataaattaaatagaaaaaatagaaaaaactcaaattataatacatttatataaaaattcataaatgACACTTTATTAAGAGTATAAATTAGTCAATAATATAAAAAGTAATATATTTTATCagaaaacaaaataataaatttaatcataattaCATAAAATCGGTAGTATTATTATGAACTATGTAGTTTTGAGTCAAAACGacataattttgaattttaagaataaagtaaactaaaataataaaaagcaTAGTAGCCAAAAACTCACGATCTCTCATTTTGATAACCCACTAACCCTAGAATTCTATTCTTCTCTCATGTAAGCAATAGTCACTGCACCCACAGTTGATAGATAAACTTTCGCCATTTTAGCTTCCTCGCATAAGAGCAAGGTGATCGAACACAACAACTTAGGTCTCAGATCTCGGAATACAGCAGTTTTAGTCTCAGATCTTAGACAAGAGTAAGGTCGAATGTAATAGATTTGATCGGAAAGACAAATCAAGTTTATTCCATTTTCAACtagtaaagttttttttttttttttgcttttttgttttgtttttctttcatGGATTTGCTTGTTCAATTTCTTTCATGGTTTTATTCCATTTTCAACTAGACTTCTAttcaatttttttgcttttttgttttgtttttctttcatGGATTTGCTTGTTCAATTTCTTTCATGGTTTTATTCCATTTTCAACTAGACTTCTAttcaatttttttgcttttttgttcttttttttcaTGGAAATAAGTTTGCATACATTATTCTCTAAGCTGGAAACAACATTTTCccctaaaattattctctttaataAAGCTATGAAGGTATGGTAAATATTTGAGCTTTCAAACCTGATTAAAGAAAATGGATAATGTGTTTGTTAATGGATCCAACTTATTTGTCATTTTTTCCCCTTATTTTGGGATCACATAGATgcaaatttcttttttaaaagtCCTCATATTCTGTAATAgattatatatgtgtgtgtgtgtgtgtgtgtctggaTTGGACATTAAATACTTATATGTTTATAAATAGAAAAATGCAAAGAATATCATATACACATTGTGACAATTAGccaaggtgtaacaccctccctgcagcaactccgtacattctactgttccggtgaccagtgtcagactggacagctagaacgttcggaaaaatatttaaactaaagtgaggaaccataattaactcaaatattaataagaaaaatttagaaaaaattttagaaataaaatacaaccaagttaaatgagccggtgccctagcgatggataaccaagtgagaagttgcggttctcgcaactaggagccctagacccgggagaaaaattataaaataattattgggactccaaagaagggtcattgaggttcctatggcattagaatgccaagaaaatatttagaaatttttttcaatcggtacagacaattttgacccattaagccaaacggagggcattttggtcatttcgtcttcagagatgatttttggccgacttgtccagttaagtaaataattattataatataaaatataaataaatattgctaaaaattaaattgaaaatgagtagagaatagaagaaaaaaaatggaagaaaatactaattatgacatcatatgatgtcattaaacacttacccaccaatcacatttaatcaacacttaaattaactaataaaatatggataagaatacagcaaaagctcaaaaaaatccagcagccatcaccttcacaaaacccacccgtagctctcaaattccatacccattccaccatagaaaacttcatcaaccttcacaccccactaagtttcaccataaactcacttaatcacttcacaaaaactcttccttgcatcttaaactctctctaaccagcaaaaaaaagaaggaaaagaaagtttttacaagtttgggagttagctccaacaaggttagtgccatctttctccttcttcctttggatattcatgttaaaacattaagttaggctaggaaattgtggaattgaagaaaattaaacATGCTAGGGTAAATggtgaatttcggcagcctattgggggtgatgattttgatggttttgatgggcttagagtggactagagatggtgtttaatgtgtatatatataatgaattagtgtgtttaactaaggtgtgtggtgtgaattgatatggggaattagggttttggagagaaacttggactttgcttatgtaatggtgaatgaacattttaatggtcaattagtgaccatttgaggtaagttgaccataacttagagtgaattatagcattacaaactgatttggtatgctgcctagtgaaaccagcagggtggctgtgagtccagcctgtttggacagccataacttgggctgtgtaggttcaattggtgtttggccaattggacatgaaactagacacataatggcacaattttggtgaagaaaccatgcccaaaagaccaaagcaagtggaccaaaaacttgccccaatccggatgtcctgccaccagattctgcagaatgaccaaatgaacagtgattgttcatttggccataactcattgtagaatggcctaattgacctgaaatttttacagaaacaagttaagatatagaccaacaactttcatgaagaaacctatctcaaattatgaccagaacctatccaataaggcaattgcaatcactgttcactgcactgtagatatggtcagttatgaaatttttcaatccggccagttgtggtttttggaccataacttgagctacaaaactccaaatggagtgattcaaaaaactaaattcaactagacaaaataaggaacaactttcatgtttatcattttctcaaattcccactgcaacattaactaatggaacagtaaaattagggtataaaaactgaaaattctgctccattagttttaagcttagaaatggtattggtgattaatgccaacaagttttgaatgcacaatgtggtatgttgggagtgttaaaaccaatgtacctattttctatgcaaaagtcaatatttttgttgactaatgaagtgaatagtaacaccaaagtttgaaattcaaaaattataaaattcaaaagtatcaaatgccctagtatacttaacaagattggtttggatagtttggcatgccaatagggttcagttagcagtactgcacatggcattatgccattctgtgatttcatagcttttagccattctgatattgtgttgagacttggccttgtgcctgatgttattacagcttattagctgttctgttgcacactgggagatacatatgtgaccgatggtgtgacggcccgagatacttgatacccagtgccaatttacccgtttatccaatccagtcgtccagtataggttacttgggcaacaaaaaaatgaaagtggatgaatgtaatgaaataacaaatataaccagtacaaaataagtacgactacaaatactcaatgaaaatttatttacaatgagacattaatacattcactacatatttattttctgttatttctttttattatattattgacaccactaagcattattgcttagcgcgttacttttgccacgcgtaggttctagagatcctgaccaagagcccagtagaccacagactgggtgagacctcctgcagctctgcatagtatccgtgtcacctcaccatcttcaatgcattggtaggacactaggtttcattttggtattttgtaactaacttttattttcttttgtgtaaatgaaacttatgtaatgtattttgatgttcatgtaaataatgaaaattgtgattatgaatggaaaaatttgagtatttatttatttcttatagatatgagtaccatgagaaatgaatgattgagaaatgttgttgaaaaagattgagtttttgatgattattggagttgagaatgattggatatgattattggaagtgtttttcacaggttccgaagaactgttttctccatttttagccagatcactgggattttctataaaattttcggaacctcaaacaaattataatttcaataaataacttaaatgaattatatttcacaagttatattcaaaactatgataaaaataaattaagaaagaatagaaatgattatgataaaatagagtgttccggtacaccgtgtgacatatcttactcggatatactgtagatgggtaaggggtgtcacacaaggaATCCCAAAATTGTATCATAAGCTTCTAAAATGATACTTAAATTTCACAACTTGACACCTAATCTGCAAAGTCTTTATTACTACCCTTCTAACTTATTAAGATAAGagtattaaaattaagatgctttACTTTGTGGGCTAAATTCATAAGCTAAATCATGAGCCCTCTTacatttatcaataaattttgttTGTTTTTAATATAATATCTATATCTTAGATCAAAATGGCCTTGAGATGGTCTGCCAAGTTCTTTGGAAATATTTTAGATGGTTTGATCCTTTAATGGAGATAGATGCATACACCATAAAAATTTCCCAAGTTATTCACTAATAGATTGTCCATTTCACCTATGTTGGACTCTAGCCTTAAGGACAACAAAACTGTTATCTTGCATGTTGGCATGACTTACTTTGTCTtctagtttttttttaataataataaataattaaattaatttgaattttattttgattactaaTAATTTAACTTATCAATTTAATTATTGAGTTTTATTTTGATTACcaataatttctttttctttcaataaattaaattaacatgAATTTTAATTGATGGTCTATTTTAAATTAGCAACTAATTTAGGATGGATTCAATTGAGATCCtagtaatttaattaatcaattttgatttaatttatcaattttattattGAATGTTATTTTAATTAGCAATAAATTCCTTTTTTTCATATTATATATAACATTGTCAATAAATTAACATATATATCTTTTCCttgtaataaattaaattaacataCATATCTTTTCCTATTATATATATCTTTTCCTTTCAGTAAATTAAATTAACATGGATTTAAATTGATGGTCTATATATCTTAAATGGTGAACATTTCTATTCTatatatcatttcatttcatttttacataaataacGTGCGAAATTTTTTTAATAGAATATCAAACAACTCAAACTCAAACGCGATTGACTTAACTTCTCCTATTGATCAAGCTTGTTCTATTGCTTTTCTTTCTACTTAAGATTCATCTACAAGCCCAGTCATGGATGATGCTATCACAAATATTGATGATGCAAATCATAACAAAGAAAATGATGTCATTGAGGCAAATGAAAAGGAGGAAAATCCATTTGCTTCAAAGAAACAGAAGCAAACATATAAGGTATGGGTTGAGTTTAAAGAAGTTACtcttcctaatggaacagtgaaagtaGAGTGCATTCACTGAAAACACCAACTTGGAGTTAACAAGACTAGTGCTACAATACACTTTCTTAGACATTTAAAGATTTGCCCAAAAAGGAAAGTGAATTTGAAAGGTCAACAACAAATTAGTATCACTACAACACTAGCTGAGATAAAAAGTGTGACTTCTATGCAGAATTTTAAATATGACCATGCCAAGATAAGAGAAGTCCTTGCCCATATGATCCTTGTTCATGAGTTGCCATTTCTTTTTACAGAGTATGAGGTTTTCAATTTGTTGATGAGAACTGTAACtccttattataaaaatattagtcGTGAAATTGTAAGAAAGGATTGTTTCTCTGCTTATGACATTGAGAAaaagaaagtgaaggatttgCTAGAGCATGTTCACAAAGTTAGTGTGACCATAGATTTATGGAAGTCAGGTTAGCAAGTTTCATACATAGTTGTTACTACACACTTTGTCGACTCCAACAGGAATTTACAAAAGCATACTTTGAACTTCTATGATGTTCCACCACCTTATATAGGAGTTGTTATATGTGATGTGCTGCAAAAATGCTTAGttaaatggggaattgaagataaGGTATGAACTGTTTCTGTTAATAATATTGTCTATAATGATGCTGCTATTAAAATGTTGAAGGATAATCTTGCTTACAAGAATAGTCTTGCACTTAATGCTAAGTTGTTTCATGTGAGATGTTGTGCAGCTATCTTAAATTTATTGGTGCAAGATGGGTTGTCTAAGATTGAAGATATAATTTTCAAAGTGCATAAAAGTGTAAAGCATCTTGCAAAAGCAGAGTCTCGTCATTTGAATTTTAGTGAAATTGGAAAGCAATTGAAATTTCCTTCAAAGAAGCTTATTTTGGATTTTGGCACAAGGTGGAATGCAATATATTTCATGCTATCTATTGCATTGGAGTTTAAGGATGTCTTCCCTCGATATCAGCAAAGAGACCCAACTTACACTTTCTTGCCTAATGAGGAAGATtaggaaaaagtgaaggaagtTTGCTCTTTTCTTGAAGAATTCAATGAAGTTACTAAAGTAATTTGATTCTTGAATATCCAACTTTAAACTATTCCTGGCTGAActctataatataaaaaaattattaaatgaagCACATGAGAATTAGGGCTAAATGCAAGCCATGGCTAGCAAGATGAAAAAGAAATTTGATAAGTATTGGAGTGATTATAATTTGTTGATCTCTATAGCAGCTATATTGGACCCAAGGAACAAGATGAAATTGGTTTAGTGGTATTTTCTAGAGATTTATTTTGCATCTGATGCTATTGATCAAATCATTACTATTCAAGAGACTTTGCGCATGCTTTATAATGAGAATGTTGAAGCTCATAAAGCAAAAAAAGTTGATATAGAAATTAGTGGTGCAAAAAACTAAAGGGAAAGATATAGTTGTAATGTTAGTGGAAAAGGAAAAGTTAGAGGGAGAGAATGAACAACCTACTACTATTCAATTGTTCCATAACCTTATGTTGGTGCAAGTTCATGATCCTTCACTGGGTTTCATGTCCGAACATGTTACATCCATTATTAGCAACTTTGTTAGGGAGTTTGTTAAGGCAAATTCCAATAACTTCACTAGTATATGGCATAGTTACAAGCGAATTTAGGTGCGACTCGATTTTTTATTACCTTTAAGATGCCATAAGAGGCTTAAGAAATTTGGTAGTGATTGTTTTTTTGGTCTCCTTCACTATACACATCTTCCATTCTTTTGCTTTTATGTGGCAAGCTCAGCCATTCAGAATAATTTTATGCACATCTATTTGATTAAACTGATGCTCAATAAGGGTGCCCTTATGGTGTTTGGCAAAGGACTGCTAGATGTTGGGCTCAAATCAGCATGGATGACATATGGCTTCAAAATGAGGTTTCGGTAGCTAAGGAGAGTGTCAAGGAGCCATTAGATCTACTATGGAACTTTTAAAGATCATAGGCCAAAAACAGAGGATGAGGTTAGCATGGGACTAATAGTGAGTGACATGATCCATCTAATTTAGTTATTACCAATGATCATGGTAAGAGTTAAGTTGGACCCAAATAGGTGCTGGGCCATGACCCATTGTCTCTGGTAAAGGGAGTTATTATAGCTGATCCTAAACAAAGAAGGTAGGAAGTAGTGGGCTTAAAGGGAATGGGTTAAGGTGTTGTTGTGAGTGTGGGTTAAGTTATAGgtatctcaaaaaaaaaaaattagcaacgAGCTCTGCTACAGAGGCTTGCTGAGAGCCATAACATGCGTCAATTGTAATTGTCATGTGCTTCACAACCTATGATCAGTTTAGGTCTTGCAAGAGCTTGTAACAGATAAGTGGCCCACTTTTATTTTTCTAATGGAAACTCTCTATGATTATAACAGAATGGAATCATTAAAGAATAAGTTAGGTTTTGAAGGCTTGTTTGCAATTGAGAATTTAAGGCACACAGTAGTGGTTTGGCTCTTTTCTATTGTAAGAAAGACATGGTTAGGCTCTTGAGTTATTATAGGAACCACATTGATGTGTGTGTCACAATTGATAGGTTGGGTTCTTAGAGAATGATTGGTTTTTATAACAAGAGTTAGGTGTAAGGATTTGTGGCAACTCTTTTGATCTCTCTGCTCCTCATTGACACTGCCTTGTTGTTGCTCAATAGACTTCAATGACATTTTTGCCTCTTATGAGAAGAAAGGTTGTACTCCTTAATCGAATTGGCTTTTAAATCGGTTCAATCTACCATTTTTTATGTCAGTTTAATGATTTACCCATGGAAAGGTACAAATATACTTAGGAGAGGGGGTTACTCTATATTGAGTGAAGGAAAAGCTTAACAGAGCTTTAGTTAATTAGAGCTTGTGAGATCATTTCCAATATGCTAAATTGAGCTCCTTGGAACTCTCTTATTCTTATCATCTGCCAATTTTGCTTAAGCTTAAGTTAGTCAATTTTTCACTGTCCTCTCGCTAGTTTAAATTCGAAAATTGTTGGATATGGGAGCCAGAGTGTAAGGAGGTTGTTCAAAGTGATTGGGACATGGCTAGGTCAAAGGATGTTTTGACAAGAACTCAATCTTATGAGTTAACTTTACTTCAGTAGAGTGAGAAACGCAAGATCAAGCATTAAAATTTAATGGAGCAGTGGAGGAAAATTTGTGATGTGCACCATTCTCAAAACCCATATGATGTTATAGAGTTCCTCGACACTAAAAACCATTTGCATGAGTTTCTCCACAAAAGGAAAGTTTACTAGAAGCAATGGAGCAAATAGTTCTAGCTTAATGAATGGGATGCTAACACTTGTTATTTTTATCGAATGGCATCAAAAAGGAAATGCAAGAATTGCTTAACTCAATTGCAAATGGTGCAAGACTCTAGCATGAATGGCCAAATGATTTAGGTAATCACATGATTGACTATTTTACTCTGTTATTTTCATCTTAGTACCATGTTTTGGATGGTGTTCTGCATTTTGTGACTAATGAGGTCTTAAAAGCTCAGAACACTCTTTTGATGGTTCCTTTCGCGATATGAAAAAGATAATTTTCAATATGATCCCTAACAAATCCCTTAGTCCCAAAGGTATGAATCGATTGCTATCGGCATTTCTAGGATGTTATTGGTAAGGATGTGAGTTCAGCTTATCTATGATTTATTGCTAATTAGTATTTCCTAGAGGGTCCGAATGATACAATCATCGTCCTCATTCCAAAGAAGAAACAATTTGGAAACTATAAGGGACCTTTGTGGAATTTCATTTTGCAATGTCCT encodes:
- the LOC131172167 gene encoding uncharacterized protein LOC131172167, which translates into the protein MDDAITNIDDANHNKENDVIEANEKEENPFASKKQKQTYKNFKYDHAKIREVLAHMILVHELPFLFTEYEVFNLLMRTVTPYYKNISREIVRKDCFSAYDIEKKKVKDLLEHVHKVSVTIDLWKSGVVICDVLQKCLVKWGIEDKDNLAYKNSLALNAKLFHVRCCAAILNLLVQDGLSKIEDIIFKVHKSVKHLAKAESRHLNFSEIGKQLKFPSKKLILDFGTRWNAIYFMLSIALEFKDVFPRYQQRDPTYTFLPNEED